The genome window CAGGTGTCTGTAGTACAGTCAGCTAACACTCGCGGAATCcacgcaacaacaaaaaaggaacACAAACTTGCAGTCCCAGCCTTAAAGGCTAACCGTGTTGTGGAATCCTTAGTAACAAAACTTTAGTTcggattaaaatcgatttaatgaaAATGTTTTATGTAAACAACAAACCGAGTGTAGACAGTACAGTGTCCTGTTGCGCGCTCTgatgacatctctctctctcgtaacgTAACGTATAGAGGTcttgaatggcaggaagcttggccccagtgatgtactgggtcgtacgcactaccctctgtattgacttgcggtcggaggccgagcagttgacataccaggcagtgatgcaaccagtcaggttgctctcaatggtgcagttgtagaaccttttgaggatttgagtacccatgccaaatctcttcagtctcctgagggggaataggttttgtcttgccctctttacgactgtcttggtgtgcttggaccatgatagtttgttgatgtggacaccaaggaacttgaagctctcaacctgctccactacagccccgttgatgcgAATTGGGGcttgctcggccctccttttcctgtagtccacagtcagctcatttgtcttgatcacattgagggagaggttgttgtcctggcaccacacggtcctCAACCAACTCCATGAATGCCCTGGCCTGAAGTTTGCAATTTTGTCtataaaacactattttgctcaaaatgTTTTTCATTTCACCCTTTAGTGTGTGCAATGGTGGAAaaggtacccaattgtcatacttgagtaaaagtaaagataccttaatataatTTGATAGAtatttttaaccattatttaactaggcaagtcagttaagaacaaagtcttatttacaatgacggccttccccggccaaaccctaaccggGACaatgctgtgccaattgtgccctgccctatgggactcccaatcacaaccagttctgatacagcctggaatcaaactagggtctgtagtgacgcctctagcactgagatgcagtgaatAAGACCACTGCTCCACTCAGGACACCAAActgactgaagtaaaagtgaaagtcatccagtaaaatactacttgattaaaagtcgaaaagtatttggttttaaatatacttaagaatcaaaagtaaatAGCCTCCTGAGTAGCGCAgtggactaaggcactgcatcacagtaccagctgtgccaccagagattctgggttcaagtccaggctctgttgcagctaGGTGACTCATggagcggtgcacaattggcccagtgtcgtctgggttaggggaggatttggctggTAGGGATGTCCTTTCCCCATCGTGCGCTAGCGACTCTTGTGGTGGGCCCagtgacatggtcgccaggtgtacggtattACCTTTGGCACATTGATGAggctggcttccggattaagtGGGCATTGCGTCTTGGTTCGGgtgtgttttggaggacacaaggctcttgaccttcgcctctctctCTCGAGTCCTTACGGGAGTTGAAGCGATGAgataagactgtaactaccaattggataccatgaaaaaggggtacatttaaaaaaagaaaaaaaaagaatcaaaagtaaatgtaattgctcaaaaatacttaattatcaaaaggAAAGTATAAATAATGTTCTTATTGATAGCCAGagggacactccaacacacagacGTAATTAACAAATTAAGCATTTCTGTTTAGTTAGTCctccagataagaggcagtatggatgatcagggttgttctcttgataagtgtgtgaattggaccattttccggTCCTGATAAGCGTTCAAAATGTaactttgggtgtcagggaaaatgtatggagaaaaaagtacattatgttctttaggaatgtagtgaagtaaatgttgacaaaaatataaatattaaaggAAAGTACAGacaccacaaaaaaaaaaatccttaagtagtactttaaagtattttactaAAGTACTTTGAGTGTGTGTACTTTACATTATTTATACTTGGGAAATAGCTTTTCAAAAGTAAAAGTTCAGAAATTGCTGGAGGACGTCTTGCATTTGCAATtttagtttcaagttttaatgtcacatgcacaagtacagtgaaatgcctttaaTGCATATAAAGACAGTATGAATAAACACAAAGTAAAGATTGCTTTACGTTGAGGTTTACTTTAATGAAATCAAAGCCATATGTATGATAGTTTTGGAGCACAATCCTTTGTACAACAAACATATTCACACACTAACTACAGCAATTGGTTTATAATACAAAATGTATTCACCGTGATTGGAATACAATTTTGGTCTTTGTGCAAACATTTACACAAAATAGCAATGAACAATAATATatactgctgccaccaccatgtttcaccgtagggatggtaccaggtttcctccaaatgtgaggcttggcattctggccaaagagttcaatcttggtttcatcagaccagagaatcttgtttctcatggtctgagagtcctttaggtgccttttggcaaactccaagagggatgtcatgtgccttttactgaggagttgctttagtctggcccctctaccataaaggcctgattggtggagtgctgcagaaatggttgaccttctggaactttgtcccatctccacacaggaactctggagcttttgAGTGACCATAtggtacttggtcacctccctgaccaacacTCTTCTCCCCCGTTTGCTTGGTTTGGCCGGACAGCCAGCTGaagaaaagtcttggtggttccaaacttcttccattgaagaatgatggaagccactgtgaaAAATTCTGCttcattgaaggtccctaagaacacagtggcttccatcattcttcaatggaagaagtttggaaccaccaacactgcATTGTTTGTAATTGATGTCTTAGTGTTGGAGTATACCCCTGGCTGtctttacattttaaaaaatgcaggaattgcccgtagagctctgagacagaatAGCTAGccctgatggctgagctatgtactcagaatattgcaaaatgtgctttcgccgaaaagctattttaaaatctgacatagcgattgcataaaggagttctgtatctataattcttaaaataattgttatgtattttgtcaacgtttgagtaatttagtaaattcactggaagtttttggtgggaatacattttctgaacatcacacgcccatgtaaaaagctgttttttgatataaatatgaacttgattgaacaaaacatgcatgtattgtataacataatgtcctaggagtgtcatctgatgaagatcatcaaaggttagtgcttcatttagctgtgttttgggtttttgtgacatatatgcttgcttggaaaatggctgtgtgattatttttggctatgtactctcctaacttaatctaatgttttgctttcgctgtaaagcctttttgaaatcggacaatgtggttagattaacgagagtcttatctttaaaatggtgtaaaatagtcatacgtttgaaaaattgaaatgattgcatttgaggttttgtatttcgcgccacgctcttccattggatattggcgaggcgttccgctagcggaacccctagatgTAATATTAAATTGTGACAAAATGAACAGCTAATTTTTCAAAGAGAGAATgtaatgtgttatttcagaaacAATCTCCATTCTTCATGTTAGCTGATTAATCCATTTACACAGTAATACTCTTATTTAAACACTCCCACACCCAAAAAAACAATAATCATGTTTTTCAATATAATACTCAACAATCCCGATAAAAAGTTCAAATACCATATAGTTCAGAATGAATCGCTTTGTGTTAGACATAACCGCTAATGACGTCACTGAGAGTTGGGGTCAGATCTTAGTGGCAGTCACTTCAAGGTCACACTCAAGGTGTTAGCTACTGTAACCTAGTGCGTCAGCTGATGATGTGCGACAATGCCTTTTGATTGTCAGATTATTTCATAATAATCACATTTGTTGCATAGAGTTAAGTGTTGAAAGTCTGATGCACCAGTAGTGCTGGATGTTGGAGCTGCTGAAACGTTGAAAACGTCTGGAACAGTAGGAACAATAGGTCAAACAATGGCACTACATACAGTAGTAGAAGGGCAAGTTAATGTGAAGTTCTGCCCAATTGCCTAAGAGTATTGCTTTATACTATAGACTTACTTCTCCTCCGTATCCGGAAAAATCCCAAACCACTTGACGATGTTGCAGCACTTGTGGTCTGAAACGAGAATATAATAACACTTTCAATACTAGCTTAAAGGTAGTAAACTTCCTGACATGTTCAACACAGTGATAAATACAATAAAATGGTCATATGAGTAAGCATAGACAATAGTGTAATAAACCTGTTGTCGTCAGCAACAAATAATTTAGATTTATAACATGTTATACTTAATTATAAACATGATCATGCTATATTATGCAGCCGTGTGGTTTTGACAAAAAACCTTACCCTTGTGCGGTTGGAGGACACATGTGACCTTCCTGTTAGAGCTTCCCGGATCTGAAAGCACAGACAAGAAGTTCATCAAATATATGAATTGTCAGAACACAGCACATTCCAATACATACAGTAATATGAGGGGTATCAGTAAGTGTGTTAGGAACATACCTTTTTGTCCAAAACTGTTCCAAATACCAAGATGAACAAACCCTTTGAATGTTAACATGGTGATGGATGGAATTACTACACCAAAGTCCAGTATAGTTAATTGTAAATATTCATCCAAATCCTAACTTAGTATAACATGCCTTTGGGAATTgaatgcattaaaaaaaaaaatctttcaaGTCAATTGGATTTCACTGAGGAACAGTTAATTACTAGTGTTATTTAACTGAGCTAAATACCTGTAATGAATTGAAGATTGCAAACACAATATGGATTCCTAGATTGTTTGGTATAGTCATGGTTCCTACTCCTAGTCCCCAGGTAGTACCAAAGAAGGGAGTCAGAATGGCCAGACACCTGGCGATGACCACCACAGCATTTCTCTCATCTGGCTGGGTAACATCCCCCACAACTCTCCTCAGCATTTTGAACAGAACCACAATCAGGATCAAAAGGTTGATGACCTCTATGGTCAGGGCAGGGATCACAAAAGCCAGAAGGGCCATTGACTGTCCAGTTGAGCCAGCAAACCCTGTCATTCCCTCTAATGTATTGTTTCCCTGGAGCTGTCACTGCAATAGTTATGACAGCAATGATGAGGGGAGCTCCATAGCCCAAAGAAAAACTGATGGCCAACATTGCTGGTTTAGACATGTGAGAGAAAACCATGACAGTCCAGTAGAGCAGCAAAAGGCCTGAGACCAGCATCCAGAAAAACAGAGCCAGGTAGAAAAAGTGGATGAAAAATGTTGCTGTGGAACACGCAGGTAGATCTTTTTTTTCATTATCGGAAATTGCTGCACCAATAATGAACCAAATGTCAGCAATCAGAAGGGAAAAGGCGATGTTCACTATAGAGACATGACGCATGTAAGATGTGTTGTTTCCAGTCACAGCATTCCATACCAACATCTCAATGATGAGACACACGACCAAGCAACACATTGATATGCCAACTccaatgtaattgataaaatccAAAGCGACTCGTAACACAGCTGGAAAGGAAGGCGACATCAAAATGGAGAAGGAGGTCAGATGATTACAGTGACAGGTGACAGTGCCATTCTTATCAGACTGCAGTTCACATCCTTCACCATCCCATCATCCAAGGCCGTCAAAAAGGTTGAAGTTCCAGAAAACACACTGAGGATTGGCCAGTGTCTTGTTCAGTACGTCAAAACTAAAAGTCACATTCTTGATTGTGCCATTCACCTTCAATAGAACCACTTTTCTGTTGATGGTGTTGACACTGTTGTTCAGACTGCTGCTGTTTCTTGCAGGTAAAACATTATCCAAGGATTCAAATGTTATTATGGTGATTGAACTGTAGGAAGCTTCAGATGCCGGTATGTCTATCAGAACAGATGAGTTTCAATTGAATAAGTTGTTGACTGAGTTGTTGAGTGTGGTTTTGTTTAAAataatccttgatgtttctagGTCAAAAAAGTAAATCGGTAAGGAAATTGGAAATTGTTTCAACGGTGCCCAGAAAGGGTGAGCTTTCGTTTTTGTTGGGGTTGGTGTTTAGAACACCCCAGGAGGCTTTTGCTGCATTGGAAGTAAGTACACATGCCGTGTCCAGGAAATTCTAGAGATCAAAATAGAAGTCAGAATTCGTACAGGATTATTGAaatcctaataaaaatgatgCTGTATGTGCTCTAATTCAACTTTTAAGGGTGTAATACTAAATTAGTATTATAATATCTTTGAATGGAGTGTTTAAAAATGATTTAAAGTGATGCTGTTGATGTCAACATACCTTCATCAATGGTTTGTTTATCGGGTTACTTCGGGACACATTTACAACATTTTtttgaatatttacaatagtagaAATAGTTGCAGGTGATTCAACTATTCTACCTAGGCGGTTAAAAGTGCTGTTGCGGAGTCTTTCCAAAAAGACTGGAAGACCAGTCCCCACTAAAGCCTGTGTGGATTTaaagtgatgaaagaaaaataaaatacaaatgaatTTCAGGATTGACGCTATACACAGTACTGTAACAAAGAAATACCATCGTTACTAAACAATTTTTATATAGAGTATATTTTATATCCAGTGAAAATTGTTAATATGTTAACATATTACCTGAGATAAAGAAAACAGGGTACCAATTTCTTTTAGGACACAGTTGTCCACCCGATCTGAAAAAAGCTATTTTCTTTACAAATGGCAGTCTTTTCACCCACTTCATCCGGTTTGCAGTAAACTACAACTTTCTCATCAACTTGTCCATTGCCAAAGATCGTATTATTCAAGCAGGTAAACCCCTGAGAACAATAGGATTTGTGAAATCATGACGTGAAAACATTACTCCACATATAccttaaatatataaataaacaatATTTTATACAATATTTAGAATTGTAATTTTATAGATATTACAACTGTAGATTACATGTCATGAATTATGTGATAACATGAAGGCGAATTTAAGCGAAATTCTTGAGACAATATTCTTGAAGCACACCAGAAATTCAAGAAAGGGAACAATTAATCTAAAATCAACTGACATGTACTGCTGCCACAGTTAAAACTGatctaaatacttttttgaatgTATTTCAGGACAAGTAATAACTAACTTGGTCCACCAAATACTAACCGAATCAAGTACTTacttattttatatttttctccAAGTGTTGAGACAATATCCTCTTTTGCTTTGGCAATTTCCCCATTATCGACAATTGTTGTCATAACAGCAAAATCTGCAATAACACTTCCACTCCTATTaatttgagaaaaaaatattagCAAACATATCCACAAATGAATTCCATGCATGTGTACATTAGCAAAAATAGCCCATACATACATTGTATAACATCAACCCCAAGTCCTTTTCATTTCGAAGGGATACACTTGTCTCTGGGGCGTATactgaaaatgtatttattatattGGACATTGTGGGCCACAATTTAAATGGTTAGTATTTCAGCATTGCTTAGCAGCCTTCAATTCATTACATTGTACATTATACT of Salmo trutta chromosome 1, fSalTru1.1, whole genome shotgun sequence contains these proteins:
- the LOC115180736 gene encoding LOW QUALITY PROTEIN: adhesion G-protein coupled receptor F1-like (The sequence of the model RefSeq protein was modified relative to this genomic sequence to represent the inferred CDS: inserted 2 bases in 1 codon; substituted 1 base at 1 genomic stop codon), translating into SVLIDIPASEASYSSITIITFESLDNVLPARNSSSLNNSVNTINRKVVLLKVNGTIKNVTFSFDVLNKTLANPQCVFWNFNLFDGLGXWDGEGCELQSDKNGTVTCHCNHLTSFSILMSPSFPAVLRVALDFINYIGVGISMCCLVVCLIIEMLVWNAVTGNNTSYMRHVSIVNIAFSLLIADIWFIIGAAISDNEKKDLPACSTATFFIHFFYLALFFWMLVSGLLLLYWTVMVFSHMSKPAMLAISFSLGYGAPLIIAVITIAVTAPGKQYIRGNDRVCWLNWTXSMALLAFVIPALTIEVINLLILIVVLFKMLRRVVGDVTQPDERNAVVVIARCLAILTPFFGTTWGLGVGTMTIPNNLGIHIVFAIFNSLQGLFILVFGTVLDKKVCS